The following proteins are co-located in the Marinomonas profundi genome:
- a CDS encoding succinylglutamate desuccinylase/aspartoacylase family protein — MSYQIYSHVLPSATPGTQRILKAHHFGEAGARPKVYFQAGLHADEWPGFLVLNTLLRKLKKADDAGLIQGEIVIVPVANPIGLAQNFHGYIPGRFAFSDGGGNFNRNWPQLGAKVEKRIKGDVTGDIERNIDLVRQAIHEELCLLPETTELQGMKKTLLALSMDADEVIDLHCSGEACMHAYVAQEFEEHFKPLLALLGAKVALSELETGAASFDETNVSVWRDLKAHYAHLIPWGSRSLTVELRGENDISNAFAEHDAQALFDYLVLREVITGKAPVIDGSEVEYYPLDAMDLVKAPCAGIVCYHKAIGEAVEAGEVIGEVVNLMDDDVETSSYPLIARTNGVFFARVQRRLVVCGESIAKIAGKEHLAFREIGKLFED; from the coding sequence ATGTCTTATCAAATTTACTCTCATGTACTGCCGAGCGCGACACCGGGCACCCAGCGTATTTTAAAAGCCCATCATTTTGGCGAAGCGGGCGCACGTCCAAAAGTGTATTTTCAGGCCGGCTTGCACGCTGATGAATGGCCGGGATTTTTGGTGCTTAACACCTTGCTGAGAAAATTGAAAAAAGCCGACGACGCTGGACTAATTCAAGGTGAGATTGTCATTGTTCCCGTGGCGAACCCGATTGGTCTAGCACAAAATTTTCATGGTTATATTCCTGGGCGTTTTGCGTTTTCTGACGGCGGCGGCAATTTTAACCGTAACTGGCCACAGTTGGGCGCGAAAGTAGAAAAGCGCATCAAGGGCGATGTGACGGGAGATATTGAACGTAATATCGATCTGGTTCGCCAAGCGATTCATGAAGAATTGTGTCTATTACCTGAAACCACAGAGCTGCAAGGCATGAAGAAAACCCTGTTGGCTTTGTCGATGGATGCGGATGAAGTGATTGACCTGCATTGTTCTGGTGAGGCCTGTATGCACGCCTATGTGGCGCAAGAATTTGAAGAGCATTTTAAGCCATTATTGGCGCTGTTAGGGGCGAAAGTCGCTTTGTCTGAATTGGAAACGGGCGCGGCTTCGTTTGATGAAACCAACGTTAGCGTATGGCGTGATTTAAAAGCTCATTACGCCCATTTGATTCCTTGGGGAAGCCGCTCTTTAACGGTAGAATTACGCGGCGAAAATGATATTTCCAATGCGTTTGCCGAGCACGATGCGCAAGCCTTATTCGACTATCTGGTGCTGCGAGAAGTGATAACGGGCAAAGCGCCCGTTATTGATGGCAGTGAAGTTGAATATTATCCGCTGGATGCGATGGATCTAGTCAAAGCGCCGTGCGCTGGCATTGTCTGTTATCACAAAGCCATTGGCGAAGCCGTGGAAGCGGGCGAGGTGATTGGTGAAGTAGTGAACTTGATGGACGATGATGTGGAAACTTCTAGTTATCCTCTTATTGCACGTACCAATGGCGTGTTTTTCGCCCGAGTGCAGCGACGTTTGGTAGTGTGTGGCGAATCCATCGCTAAGATCGCGGGTAAAGAACATCTCGCGTTTCGTGAAATCGGCAAGCTGTTTGAAGATTAG